A single window of Leptolyngbya ohadii IS1 DNA harbors:
- the gatB gene encoding Asp-tRNA(Asn)/Glu-tRNA(Gln) amidotransferase subunit GatB codes for MTTATPAKTQYEAIIGLETHCQLKTDTKVFCNCSTEFGTPPNTNVCPICMGMPGVLPVLNQRVLEYAVKAGLALNCKIADFSKFDRKQYFYPDLPKNYQISQYDLPIAEHGWLEIEVLDKAGKPTRKKIGITRLHMEEDAGKLVHAGSERLSGSKYSLVDYNRTGVPLVEIVSEPDIRSGQEAAEYAQELRRIVRYLGVSDGNMQEGSLRCDVNISVRPVGTEKFGTKVEIKNMNSFSAIQKAIEYEIERQIEAIESGERIVQETRLWEEGSQRTISMRVKEGSSDYRYFPEPDLAPIEVGADQLSAWKGELPELPAQKRHRYESELGLSPYDAKVLTEDGTIAQYFEAVLAAGANAKPAANWIMGDISGYLNKEKLTVNDIALKPEILAEMIQLIESNTISNSAAKEILPELLKDGGSAKELVEKKGLVQVSDPKVIEEAIDQVLEKFPGELEKYRGGKKNMLGFFVGQVMKATGGKADPKLTNQLLQKKLDG; via the coding sequence ATGACAACCGCTACGCCCGCAAAAACCCAGTACGAAGCGATTATTGGTCTGGAAACTCACTGCCAGCTTAAAACTGACACGAAGGTTTTCTGTAACTGTTCCACCGAGTTTGGGACGCCGCCCAATACGAACGTTTGCCCGATCTGCATGGGAATGCCCGGTGTGCTGCCCGTGCTGAACCAGCGGGTGCTGGAATATGCCGTTAAAGCAGGCTTGGCGCTGAACTGCAAAATCGCCGACTTCAGCAAGTTCGATCGCAAACAGTATTTCTATCCCGATCTGCCCAAGAACTACCAGATCTCGCAGTACGACCTGCCGATCGCTGAGCATGGCTGGCTGGAGATCGAAGTGCTGGACAAGGCTGGTAAACCGACGCGCAAGAAAATCGGCATTACCCGCCTGCACATGGAAGAGGATGCGGGGAAACTGGTTCATGCAGGCAGTGAGCGGCTTTCCGGCTCCAAATATTCCCTCGTAGACTACAACCGCACAGGCGTTCCGCTGGTGGAAATCGTATCCGAGCCGGATATTCGATCGGGTCAGGAAGCGGCGGAATATGCTCAAGAACTGCGCCGGATTGTGCGTTATCTGGGCGTGAGCGACGGCAATATGCAGGAAGGTTCGCTGCGCTGCGACGTGAATATTTCCGTGCGTCCGGTCGGCACTGAAAAGTTTGGCACGAAGGTTGAAATCAAGAACATGAACTCCTTTAGTGCCATTCAAAAGGCGATCGAATACGAGATCGAACGGCAAATTGAAGCGATCGAATCCGGCGAGCGAATTGTGCAGGAAACCCGTTTATGGGAAGAAGGTTCGCAGCGCACCATCAGTATGCGGGTGAAGGAGGGATCGAGCGACTACCGCTATTTCCCGGAGCCGGATCTCGCCCCGATCGAAGTGGGTGCAGACCAGCTTTCCGCCTGGAAAGGGGAACTGCCGGAACTGCCCGCCCAGAAGCGTCACCGCTATGAGTCGGAATTGGGACTCTCCCCCTACGACGCCAAAGTGCTGACCGAGGATGGGACGATCGCCCAATACTTTGAAGCCGTGCTAGCAGCCGGGGCAAATGCGAAGCCTGCGGCAAACTGGATCATGGGCGACATCAGCGGCTATCTCAATAAAGAGAAGCTGACTGTTAATGACATTGCCCTCAAGCCGGAAATCCTGGCGGAAATGATTCAGTTGATTGAATCCAACACGATTAGCAACTCTGCCGCGAAGGAAATTCTGCCGGAACTGCTGAAGGATGGCGGCTCGGCGAAGGAGCTAGTCGAGAAGAAAGGACTGGTGCAGGTCTCCGATCCGAAGGTGATCGAAGAGGCGATCGATCAAGTTCTGGAGAAGTTTCCTGGCGAACTGGAGAAGTACCGGGGCGGCAAGAAGAATATGCTGGGTTTCTTTGTTGGTCAGGTGATGAAGGCAACGGGCGGTAAGGCTGATCCGAAGCTGACGAATCAACTGCTTCAGAAGAAGCTGGACGGCTAA